A part of Micromonospora chersina genomic DNA contains:
- a CDS encoding ABC transporter ATP-binding protein: MTLSESAAAPVDEVVLEAVGLTKHFPVRRRLRDLFSRTPAVVHAVDDVSFALRRGRVTALVGESGSGKSTVARLLAQIYPRTAGDIRLHGTSTRVRGGRPFRSYVRRVQLILQDPFASLNPVHTVRYHLTRSLKIHGNAGHGAEDLDAALGRLLTRVSLTPPERYLDAFPHELSGGQRQRVAIARALGADPEVLLADEPVSMLDVSIRLGVLNLLQDLKERLNIAILYITHDIASARYFADETIVMYAGRMVEGGDSETVTQNPAHPYTRLLTDSAPDPERITGDGAGVDTAAGKDRGQGEPPSLIAPPAGCRFHPRCPHAMRRCTTDLPPRLDIGDRPGHWAACWLYDPDTVAADAPGSAAPDADPAVPPPPAAVEQDGTATLGEAR, from the coding sequence ATGACGTTGAGCGAGAGCGCGGCGGCGCCGGTCGACGAGGTGGTGCTGGAGGCCGTCGGCCTGACCAAGCACTTCCCCGTCCGCAGGCGGCTGCGTGACCTCTTCTCCCGGACGCCGGCCGTCGTGCACGCCGTCGACGACGTGTCGTTCGCGCTGCGCCGCGGGCGGGTGACGGCGCTGGTCGGCGAGTCCGGCTCCGGCAAGTCCACGGTGGCGCGGCTGCTGGCCCAGATCTACCCCCGCACCGCCGGCGACATCCGCCTGCACGGCACCTCGACCCGGGTGCGCGGCGGCCGGCCGTTCCGGTCGTACGTGCGGCGGGTCCAGCTGATCCTGCAGGACCCGTTCGCCTCGTTGAACCCGGTGCACACCGTCCGCTACCACCTGACCCGGTCGCTGAAGATCCACGGCAACGCCGGGCACGGTGCCGAGGACCTGGACGCGGCCCTCGGCAGGCTGCTCACCCGGGTGAGCCTCACCCCGCCCGAGCGCTACCTGGACGCCTTCCCGCACGAGCTGTCCGGCGGCCAGCGGCAGCGCGTCGCCATCGCCCGGGCGCTCGGCGCCGACCCGGAGGTGCTCCTCGCCGACGAGCCGGTCTCGATGCTCGACGTGTCCATCCGCCTCGGCGTGCTCAACCTGCTCCAGGACCTCAAGGAGCGGCTCAACATCGCGATCCTCTACATCACCCACGACATCGCCTCGGCCCGCTACTTCGCCGACGAGACGATCGTGATGTACGCGGGCCGGATGGTCGAGGGCGGCGACAGCGAGACCGTCACCCAGAACCCGGCCCACCCGTACACCCGGCTGCTCACCGATTCGGCGCCCGATCCCGAGCGCATCACCGGCGACGGCGCCGGCGTCGACACGGCCGCCGGGAAGGACCGCGGTCAGGGCGAGCCGCCGAGCCTGATCGCCCCGCCGGCCGGCTGCCGGTTCCACCCCCGGTGCCCGCACGCCATGCGGCGCTGCACCACCGACCTGCCGCCGCGCCTGGACATCGGCGACCGGCCCGGCCACTGGGCGGCCTGCTGGCTCTACGACCCGGACACCGTCGCCGCCGACGCCCCCGGCTCCGCCGCGCCCGACGCCGACCCGGCCGTGCCACCGCCCCCGGCGGCGGTCGAGCAGGACGGCACCGCCACCCTCGGGGAGGCACGATGA
- a CDS encoding ABC transporter permease, with product MRFLLQRTAFYLFTAWAAITLNFFIPRLVPGDPVQSLISRNQGRISADAIQSLRVLFGLDAHENIWQQYLDYWGQLLHGDLGLSFTFFPTPVSTVIGDSLPWTVGLVGITTIISFLLGTALGVGAGWRRGSWVDGLLPATTFLSSIPYFWLGLVAIAVFTGPGSFFPSSGGYEAGLVPAFDAYFIPSAIKHSVLPAATILVSSMSGWILSMRNMMVTVSSEDYITVAHAKGLSERRVALSYAARNALLPNVSGFALSLGFIVGGTLLVEIVFSYPGLGFQLFQAVGYKDYPLMQGIFLIITISVLVANLLADVAYLLLDPRTRKS from the coding sequence ATGAGATTCCTCCTGCAACGCACGGCCTTCTACCTGTTCACGGCGTGGGCGGCCATCACGCTCAACTTCTTCATCCCGCGCCTGGTCCCGGGTGACCCGGTGCAGTCGCTCATCTCCCGCAACCAGGGCCGGATCAGCGCCGACGCCATCCAGTCGCTGCGGGTGCTCTTCGGGCTGGACGCGCACGAGAACATCTGGCAGCAGTACCTCGACTACTGGGGACAGTTGCTCCACGGCGACCTGGGGCTGTCGTTCACCTTCTTCCCCACGCCGGTGTCGACGGTGATCGGCGACAGCCTGCCGTGGACCGTCGGCCTGGTCGGCATCACCACGATCATCAGCTTCCTCCTCGGCACCGCGCTGGGCGTCGGCGCCGGCTGGCGGCGCGGCTCCTGGGTCGACGGGCTGCTGCCGGCCACGACGTTCCTGTCCTCGATCCCCTACTTCTGGCTGGGTCTCGTCGCCATCGCCGTGTTCACCGGGCCGGGGAGCTTCTTCCCGTCCTCCGGCGGCTACGAGGCGGGCCTCGTGCCGGCGTTCGACGCGTACTTCATCCCCAGCGCGATCAAGCACAGCGTGCTGCCCGCGGCGACCATCCTGGTCTCCTCGATGAGCGGCTGGATCCTCAGCATGCGCAACATGATGGTGACCGTCTCGTCGGAGGACTACATCACCGTCGCCCACGCGAAGGGGCTGTCGGAGCGCCGGGTGGCGCTCAGCTACGCGGCCCGCAACGCGCTGCTGCCCAACGTCTCGGGCTTCGCCCTGTCGCTCGGGTTCATCGTCGGCGGCACGTTGCTCGTGGAGATCGTGTTCTCGTACCCGGGTCTCGGTTTCCAGCTCTTCCAGGCGGTCGGCTACAAGGACTACCCGCTGATGCAGGGGATCTTCCTGATCATCACGATCTCCGTGCTGGTGGCGAACCTGCTCGCCGACGTCGCGTACCTGCTTCTCGACCCGCGGACCCGAAAGAGCTGA
- a CDS encoding ABC transporter permease, translating to MTISPSSIEQVIPGQGAMAQPSAAPGRAKRRRFRFVANAKAATGLVILAIYCLFAVIGPWVAPYDPDARSADVLQAPSLRHWFGTTHLGQDIFSQILVGARSVMVVGLVAGVLATILSILIGVTAGYIGGVADEGLSALSNVFLVIPALPLIIIITSIVEQASDTLVALIIGFTSWAWGARVLRAQTLSLRRRDYVEAARATGERTWRIILFEILPNLTAIIASGFVGTVIFAVMSEITLAFIGISSISSWNWGTILFWAQGQQALAQGAWWWFVPAGLAIAVLGTALALINFGIDEFVSPRLRSAGKTRIRTADGRTVRMRVGFTPVLAPTSRPVPAPREEVAP from the coding sequence ATGACCATCTCACCGTCGAGCATCGAGCAGGTCATCCCCGGTCAGGGGGCGATGGCCCAGCCGTCGGCCGCGCCGGGCCGGGCGAAGCGGCGCCGGTTCCGGTTCGTGGCCAACGCCAAGGCCGCGACCGGCCTGGTCATCCTCGCGATCTACTGCCTCTTCGCGGTGATCGGGCCGTGGGTGGCGCCGTACGACCCGGACGCCCGCAGCGCCGACGTGCTCCAGGCGCCGTCGCTGCGGCACTGGTTCGGCACCACCCACCTCGGCCAGGACATCTTCAGCCAGATCCTGGTCGGCGCGCGCAGCGTGATGGTGGTGGGCCTGGTCGCCGGCGTGCTGGCGACGATCCTGTCCATCCTCATCGGCGTGACCGCCGGCTACATCGGCGGCGTGGCCGACGAGGGCCTGTCGGCGCTGTCCAACGTGTTCCTGGTCATCCCGGCGCTGCCGCTGATCATCATCATCACGTCGATCGTCGAGCAGGCCAGCGACACCCTTGTCGCGCTCATCATCGGGTTCACCTCGTGGGCGTGGGGCGCCCGGGTGCTGCGCGCCCAGACGCTCTCGCTGCGGCGGCGCGACTACGTCGAGGCGGCGCGGGCCACCGGCGAGCGGACCTGGCGCATCATCCTCTTCGAGATCCTGCCGAACCTCACCGCGATCATCGCGTCCGGCTTCGTGGGCACTGTCATCTTCGCGGTCATGTCGGAGATCACCCTGGCCTTCATCGGCATCTCGTCGATCTCGTCCTGGAACTGGGGCACCATCCTGTTCTGGGCCCAGGGCCAGCAGGCCCTCGCGCAGGGCGCCTGGTGGTGGTTCGTCCCGGCCGGGCTGGCCATCGCGGTGCTCGGCACCGCCCTCGCCCTGATCAACTTCGGCATCGACGAGTTCGTCAGCCCCCGGCTGCGCAGCGCCGGCAAGACCCGGATCCGCACCGCCGACGGCCGCACCGTACGCATGCGGGTCGGCTTCACCCCCGTGCTGGCCCCGACCTCCCGTCCGGTGCCGGCCCCCCGAGAGGAGGTCGCACCATGA
- a CDS encoding ABC transporter ATP-binding protein, whose product MTDPVLEIRGLRVDYGLGDAAVHAVRDVDLTLHRGEVLGLAGESGSGKSTLAYGLTRLLPPPGVVSGGQVLYHPVDGPPVDVLTLSPAQLRRFRWAETSIVFQGAMNSLNPVHKVSTQLLDVIKAHEPTSTPAGRLARARDLLRLVGIAADRLDSYPHQLSGGMRQRVMIAMALALEPQVVIMDEPTTALDVVMQRQILGQLAELRERLGFAVLFITHDLSLLVEFSDRIAIMYGGRIVEEAPAGQLYRRALHPYTEGLLHSFPALRGPRRELTGIPGSPPDLRAMPEGCAFHPRCPKAFDPCDKKVPALGAAEPGRDVACWLHPVAASR is encoded by the coding sequence ATGACCGATCCGGTGCTGGAGATCCGCGGGCTGCGGGTCGACTACGGGCTCGGCGACGCGGCCGTGCACGCCGTCCGCGACGTCGACCTGACCCTGCACCGGGGCGAGGTGCTGGGGCTGGCCGGGGAGAGCGGCAGCGGCAAGTCCACCCTCGCGTACGGGCTGACCCGGTTGCTGCCGCCGCCCGGCGTGGTCAGCGGCGGCCAGGTGCTCTACCACCCGGTCGACGGCCCGCCGGTGGACGTGCTGACGCTGAGCCCGGCGCAGTTGCGCCGGTTCCGCTGGGCGGAGACGTCGATCGTCTTCCAGGGCGCCATGAACTCGCTCAACCCGGTGCACAAGGTCTCCACCCAGCTGCTCGACGTGATCAAGGCGCACGAGCCGACGAGCACGCCGGCGGGCCGGCTGGCCCGGGCCCGGGACCTGCTGCGCCTGGTCGGCATCGCCGCCGACCGGCTGGACAGCTACCCGCACCAGCTCTCCGGCGGCATGCGACAGCGCGTGATGATCGCCATGGCGCTGGCGCTGGAGCCGCAGGTGGTCATCATGGACGAGCCCACCACGGCGCTGGACGTGGTGATGCAGCGGCAGATCCTCGGCCAGCTCGCCGAGCTGCGGGAGCGGCTGGGCTTCGCGGTGCTGTTCATCACCCACGACCTGTCGCTGCTCGTCGAGTTCTCCGACCGGATCGCCATCATGTACGGCGGCCGGATCGTCGAGGAGGCGCCCGCCGGGCAGCTGTACCGGCGGGCCCTGCACCCGTACACCGAGGGGTTGCTGCACTCCTTCCCGGCGCTGCGCGGTCCCCGCCGCGAGCTGACCGGCATCCCCGGCTCCCCGCCGGACCTGCGGGCCATGCCGGAGGGCTGCGCGTTCCACCCGCGCTGTCCGAAAGCGTTCGACCCGTGCGACAAGAAGGTGCCGGCCCTGGGCGCCGCCGAACCCGGCCGGGACGTCGCCTGCTGGCTGCACCCGGTCGCCGCCTCCCGCTGA
- a CDS encoding GH1 family beta-glucosidase translates to MDTDLTRSVTTGQADPIDTLPPTFRWGVATSSYQIEGAVAEDGRTPSIWDTFCRVPGAVANGDHGDVACDHYHRMPEDVALIAGLGLDTYRFSVAWPRVQPGGRGPANPAGLAFYDRLVDKLLGRGLDPWVTLYHWDLPQELEDAGGWPNRDTAHRFADYAELVFAALGDRVKTWTTLNEPWCSAMLGYAYGNHAPGRRNLGDGIAAAHHLLLGHGLAVQRLRAAAATPIELGLTVNLSTADPATDSAADRDAARAADGLGNRLYLDPVFRGAYPEDVVADLAAEGVRIPVQEGDLEVISSPIDVLGVNYYFGQVHSGVDEQGRERDDDGRPVRRVVRRDLPRTAMDWEIVPDSFTELLVRLHRDYPGVPMVITENGAAFDDEPDADGFVADDDRVAYLAEHLRAVARARQAGADVRGYFAWSLLDNFEWAYGYDKRFGIVRVDYDTQRRTPKRSAHWYRDTIRRVRGES, encoded by the coding sequence ATGGACACCGACCTCACCCGCTCCGTCACCACCGGGCAGGCCGACCCGATCGACACCCTGCCGCCGACCTTCCGGTGGGGGGTGGCGACCTCGTCGTACCAGATCGAGGGCGCGGTGGCCGAGGACGGCCGGACGCCGTCGATCTGGGACACCTTCTGCCGCGTCCCGGGCGCGGTGGCCAACGGCGACCACGGCGACGTGGCCTGCGACCACTACCACCGGATGCCGGAGGACGTCGCGCTCATCGCCGGCCTGGGGCTGGACACGTACCGGTTCTCGGTGGCGTGGCCGCGGGTGCAGCCGGGCGGGCGCGGGCCGGCGAACCCGGCCGGGCTGGCCTTCTACGACCGCCTGGTGGACAAGCTGCTCGGCCGCGGGCTCGACCCGTGGGTGACGCTCTACCACTGGGACCTGCCGCAGGAGCTGGAGGACGCGGGCGGCTGGCCGAACCGGGACACCGCCCACCGCTTCGCCGACTACGCGGAGCTGGTCTTCGCCGCCCTCGGCGACCGGGTGAAGACCTGGACCACGCTGAACGAGCCGTGGTGCTCGGCGATGCTCGGGTACGCGTACGGCAACCACGCCCCGGGCCGGCGGAACCTGGGCGACGGGATCGCCGCCGCGCACCACCTGCTGCTCGGTCACGGGCTGGCGGTGCAGCGGCTGCGGGCCGCCGCGGCCACCCCGATCGAGCTGGGCCTGACGGTCAACCTGTCCACGGCAGATCCGGCCACCGACAGCGCGGCCGACCGGGACGCGGCCCGGGCCGCCGACGGGCTGGGCAACCGGCTCTACCTGGACCCGGTGTTCCGCGGCGCGTACCCGGAGGACGTGGTGGCCGACCTGGCCGCCGAGGGGGTCCGCATCCCGGTGCAGGAGGGCGACCTGGAGGTCATCTCGTCGCCGATCGACGTGCTCGGGGTGAACTACTACTTCGGGCAGGTCCACTCCGGGGTGGACGAGCAGGGCCGGGAGCGGGACGACGACGGCCGGCCGGTGCGCCGGGTGGTCCGCCGGGACCTGCCGCGCACCGCGATGGACTGGGAGATCGTGCCGGACTCCTTCACCGAGCTGCTGGTCCGGCTGCACCGCGACTACCCGGGCGTGCCCATGGTGATCACCGAGAACGGTGCGGCCTTCGACGACGAGCCGGACGCCGACGGGTTCGTGGCCGACGACGACCGGGTGGCGTACCTGGCCGAGCACCTGCGGGCGGTGGCCCGGGCCCGGCAGGCCGGCGCGGACGTGCGCGGCTACTTCGCGTGGTCGCTGCTGGACAACTTCGAGTGGGCGTACGGCTACGACAAGCGGTTCGGCATCGTGCGGGTGGACTACGACACCCAGCGGCGCACGCCGAAGCGCAGCGCGCACTGGTACCGCGACACCATCCGGCGGGTGCGCGGGGAGAGCTGA
- a CDS encoding ricin-type beta-trefoil lectin domain protein, producing the protein MSPTTPRLAGRAVLALCLTAGALALAPPPAAQAAGETVNVWLTTTSDSGGRTVTRGLQQQSPLSFAATSPGATHTITVDENTRYQPFEGAGASITDTTAYLLRGGPVSAATRDEVMRKLFSPTDGIGLSYVRNPIGASDLSRPGNVSLDDTCCDLNDFGANGYDTNVELLTAQARQLNPALRVMVVPWSAPGWMKDNGRMDQMGWLKWEYYATYAQYFVKTIQAYAARGVKVDYLSVQNEPNCCQSGNPTAMDYPGMSWNSSGLVELTKNFVYPAFRAAGITTKVLVHDWNYGDYGTIGAGLLADSAVRTDPLFGGIAWHGYWGDPSVGSQVHGQYPAVPQFSTEHSGGTWIGNQHNEDMADIVNYARNWSRSVVKWSLAVNQFMGPHNGGCGTCTGLITVQEGGTRAGQVDYTIEYYTTGHLTKFVRPGAVRIDSTANGTVQNVAYRNPDGSKALLAHNGGTSAQSVKVVWGGQSFTYTLPARTTATFTWAGSQSGGGGTPTGPITGIGGKCLDVTDNSSADGTPAQIWSCTGGANQQWTRAADGTLRALGKCLDVSGGGTANGTKVQLWTCNGSAAQQWTWTAARDLVNPQADKCLDVTGNTSADGTKTQIWSCTGGANQKWTLPS; encoded by the coding sequence GTGTCCCCCACCACCCCCCGTCTCGCCGGCCGCGCCGTCCTGGCGCTCTGCCTCACGGCCGGCGCCCTCGCCCTCGCCCCGCCGCCGGCCGCGCAGGCCGCCGGCGAGACCGTCAACGTCTGGCTGACCACCACCTCCGACTCCGGCGGGCGGACCGTCACCCGGGGCCTGCAGCAGCAGAGCCCGCTGAGCTTCGCCGCCACCAGCCCCGGCGCCACGCACACGATCACCGTCGACGAGAACACCCGCTACCAGCCGTTCGAGGGCGCCGGGGCGTCCATCACCGACACCACCGCGTACCTGCTGCGCGGCGGGCCGGTGAGCGCGGCCACCCGGGACGAGGTGATGCGCAAGCTGTTCTCCCCGACCGACGGCATCGGCCTGTCGTACGTGCGCAACCCGATCGGCGCCTCCGACCTCTCCCGGCCCGGCAACGTCTCGCTCGACGACACCTGCTGCGATCTGAACGACTTCGGGGCCAACGGCTACGACACGAACGTGGAACTGCTGACCGCGCAGGCCCGGCAGCTCAACCCGGCCCTGCGGGTGATGGTCGTGCCGTGGAGCGCGCCCGGCTGGATGAAGGACAACGGCCGGATGGACCAGATGGGCTGGCTCAAGTGGGAGTACTACGCCACCTACGCCCAGTACTTCGTGAAGACCATCCAGGCGTACGCGGCCCGCGGCGTGAAGGTCGACTACCTCTCGGTGCAGAACGAGCCGAACTGCTGCCAGTCCGGCAATCCCACGGCCATGGACTACCCGGGGATGAGCTGGAACTCCTCGGGCCTGGTCGAGCTGACCAAGAACTTCGTCTACCCGGCGTTCCGGGCCGCCGGCATCACCACGAAGGTGCTGGTGCACGACTGGAACTACGGCGACTACGGCACCATCGGCGCGGGGCTGCTCGCCGACAGCGCGGTGCGCACCGACCCGCTCTTCGGCGGCATCGCGTGGCACGGCTACTGGGGTGATCCGTCGGTCGGCAGCCAGGTGCACGGCCAGTACCCGGCGGTCCCGCAGTTCAGCACCGAGCACTCCGGCGGCACCTGGATCGGCAACCAGCACAACGAGGACATGGCCGACATCGTGAACTACGCCCGGAACTGGAGCCGGAGCGTGGTGAAGTGGAGCCTCGCGGTCAACCAGTTCATGGGCCCGCACAACGGCGGCTGCGGCACCTGCACCGGCCTCATCACGGTGCAGGAGGGCGGCACGCGCGCCGGTCAGGTCGACTACACGATCGAGTACTACACCACCGGGCACCTGACCAAGTTCGTCCGGCCCGGGGCCGTGCGGATCGACTCCACCGCCAACGGCACCGTGCAGAACGTCGCGTACCGCAACCCGGACGGGTCCAAGGCGCTGCTCGCGCACAACGGCGGCACCTCCGCCCAGTCGGTGAAGGTGGTCTGGGGCGGTCAGTCCTTCACCTACACCCTGCCGGCGCGCACCACCGCCACGTTCACCTGGGCGGGCAGCCAGTCCGGCGGTGGCGGCACGCCGACCGGCCCGATCACCGGCATCGGCGGCAAGTGCCTCGACGTCACCGACAACTCCAGCGCCGACGGCACGCCGGCGCAGATCTGGAGCTGCACCGGCGGGGCGAACCAGCAGTGGACCCGGGCCGCCGACGGCACCCTCCGTGCGCTGGGCAAGTGCCTCGACGTGTCCGGGGGCGGCACCGCCAACGGCACGAAGGTGCAGCTGTGGACCTGCAACGGCAGCGCCGCCCAGCAGTGGACCTGGACGGCCGCGCGGGACCTCGTGAACCCGCAGGCCGACAAGTGCCTCGACGTCACCGGCAACACGTCCGCGGACGGCACGAAGACGCAGATCTGGAGCTGCACCGGCGGGGCCAACCAGAAGTGGACGCTCCCGTCCTGA
- a CDS encoding ROK family transcriptional regulator codes for MDARRTTVRDMRRANRSVLLTRIWLDGPLSRHELGQSTALSLASVSNLVGEMIAEGLVEEAGSVESDGGRPRVLLRVAPGYGYLVGADVGETRVQVELFDLAMTALAKAEYPIAAAEPDPGQVTDHLLHGLAAVIEQAGVDPGAVLGFGVAVSGTVERTADAVVHAQTLGWDGVPLGAMLRAGTDIPVHIDNGAKTLGQAEMWFGAGRGVRHAVIALVGSGVGACVVADGVGYRGAHSSAGEWGHTTIVYGGRRCRCGNLGCLEAYVGAEGVLDRFRQANRGRPAAGGDEESAFGELLRANSRTAAKVLDETVGYLGAGVANLVNLFNPERVVLGGWAGLALGERYLPQIREVTARHALRQPYAQTSVELCRLGPDAVAMGAATLPMARLLRDGGVPREPAARVVPAPARPARRPRSRTR; via the coding sequence GTGGACGCCAGACGCACCACCGTGCGCGACATGCGCCGTGCCAACCGGTCGGTCCTGCTCACCCGGATCTGGCTGGACGGCCCGCTGAGCCGGCACGAGCTGGGGCAGTCCACCGCGCTCAGCCTGGCCAGCGTGAGCAACCTGGTCGGCGAGATGATCGCCGAGGGCCTGGTCGAGGAGGCCGGCTCGGTCGAGTCCGACGGCGGCCGCCCGCGGGTGCTGCTCCGGGTGGCCCCCGGCTACGGCTACCTGGTCGGCGCCGACGTCGGCGAGACCCGGGTGCAGGTCGAACTCTTCGACCTGGCCATGACCGCCCTGGCCAAGGCGGAGTACCCGATCGCGGCCGCCGAGCCCGACCCCGGGCAGGTCACCGACCACCTGCTGCACGGCCTCGCCGCGGTGATCGAGCAGGCCGGCGTCGATCCGGGCGCGGTGCTCGGCTTCGGCGTCGCCGTCTCCGGCACCGTCGAGCGCACCGCCGACGCCGTGGTGCACGCGCAGACCCTCGGGTGGGACGGCGTGCCCCTCGGCGCCATGCTGCGCGCCGGCACCGACATCCCCGTCCACATCGACAACGGCGCCAAGACCCTCGGCCAGGCCGAGATGTGGTTCGGCGCCGGGCGCGGCGTCCGGCACGCGGTGATCGCCCTGGTCGGCTCCGGCGTCGGGGCCTGCGTGGTGGCCGACGGCGTGGGCTACCGCGGCGCGCACAGCAGCGCCGGAGAGTGGGGCCACACCACCATCGTGTACGGGGGCCGCCGCTGCCGCTGCGGCAACCTCGGCTGCCTCGAGGCGTACGTCGGGGCGGAGGGGGTGCTGGACCGGTTCCGGCAGGCCAACCGGGGCCGGCCGGCGGCCGGCGGCGACGAGGAGAGCGCCTTCGGTGAGCTGCTGCGCGCCAACAGCCGCACCGCCGCCAAGGTGCTCGACGAGACGGTGGGCTACCTCGGCGCCGGGGTGGCGAACCTGGTGAACCTGTTCAACCCGGAGCGGGTGGTGCTCGGCGGCTGGGCCGGCCTGGCCCTGGGCGAGCGCTACCTGCCGCAGATCCGCGAGGTCACGGCGCGGCACGCGCTGCGCCAGCCGTACGCCCAGACCTCGGTCGAGCTGTGCCGGCTCGGGCCGGACGCGGTCGCGATGGGCGCGGCCACCCTGCCGATGGCCCGGCTGCTGCGCGACGGTGGTGTGCCGCGCGAGCCCGCAGCCCGGGTGGTCCCGGCGCCGGCGCGGCCGGCGCGGCGGCCCCGGTCGCGAACCCGCTGA
- a CDS encoding glycosyl hydrolase family 18 protein codes for MRLRRRLTAVLGGALLLAVPTALPAATGLAASAAETALVSCAGVPAWAEGVTWTAGSRATYANRLYQALVTHTPPAGAGWTPPATPALWSDLGACGAGTPSPTPTTKPPSPTPTPTTSPTTSPTPTATPTPTPTTTPPPGGTTCALKSRPAGKVLQGYWENWDGAANGVHPGMGWIPITDSRITAHGYNVVTAAFPVIRSDGTVLWEDGMDAGVKVPTPAEVCQAKAAGLTVLLSIGGATAGIDLGSSAVADRFVATVVPILKRYNFDGIDIDIETGLTGSGNISQLSASQANLVRIIDGVLAQMPAGFGLTMAPETAYVTGGSVTYGSIWGAYLPIIKKYADNGRLWWLNMQYYNGSMYGCAGDSYPAGTVQGFVVQTDCLNTGLVVQGTTIRVPYDKQVPGLPAQSGAGGGYMSPSLVAQAWNTYRGGLKGLMTWSVNWDGSKGWTFGDNVRSLQGR; via the coding sequence ATGCGACTTCGACGACGGCTGACCGCCGTGCTCGGCGGCGCCCTGCTGCTCGCCGTACCCACCGCCCTGCCGGCCGCCACCGGTCTGGCCGCCTCCGCCGCGGAGACCGCGCTGGTCTCCTGCGCGGGCGTGCCGGCCTGGGCCGAGGGGGTGACCTGGACCGCGGGCAGCCGGGCCACCTATGCCAACCGGCTCTACCAGGCGCTGGTCACCCACACGCCGCCGGCCGGCGCGGGCTGGACCCCACCGGCCACCCCGGCGCTCTGGAGCGACCTCGGCGCCTGCGGCGCCGGCACCCCGTCACCGACCCCCACCACGAAGCCGCCCTCGCCCACCCCCACGCCCACCACCTCCCCCACGACGTCGCCCACGCCCACGGCGACGCCCACCCCCACCCCCACCACCACGCCGCCGCCCGGCGGGACCACCTGCGCGCTGAAGTCGCGGCCCGCCGGCAAGGTGCTCCAGGGCTACTGGGAGAACTGGGACGGCGCGGCCAACGGCGTGCACCCCGGCATGGGCTGGATCCCGATCACCGACTCCCGGATCACCGCGCACGGCTACAACGTCGTCACCGCCGCGTTCCCGGTGATCCGCTCCGACGGCACCGTGCTCTGGGAGGACGGCATGGACGCCGGCGTCAAGGTGCCCACCCCGGCCGAGGTGTGCCAGGCCAAGGCAGCCGGCCTGACCGTCCTGCTGTCGATCGGCGGCGCCACCGCCGGCATCGACCTCGGCTCCAGCGCGGTCGCCGACCGGTTCGTCGCCACCGTCGTACCGATCCTCAAGCGCTACAACTTCGACGGCATCGACATCGACATCGAGACCGGGCTGACCGGCAGCGGGAACATCAGCCAGCTCTCCGCCTCCCAGGCCAACCTGGTGCGGATCATCGACGGGGTGCTGGCCCAGATGCCGGCCGGCTTCGGGCTCACCATGGCGCCCGAGACCGCGTACGTCACCGGCGGCAGCGTCACCTACGGCTCGATCTGGGGCGCGTACCTGCCGATCATCAAGAAGTACGCGGACAACGGCCGGCTCTGGTGGCTGAACATGCAGTACTACAACGGCTCCATGTACGGCTGCGCCGGCGACTCGTACCCGGCCGGGACCGTGCAGGGCTTCGTCGTCCAGACCGACTGCCTCAACACCGGCCTCGTCGTGCAGGGCACCACCATCCGCGTCCCGTACGACAAGCAGGTCCCCGGGCTGCCGGCGCAGAGCGGGGCCGGCGGCGGGTACATGAGCCCGTCGCTGGTGGCGCAGGCGTGGAACACCTACCGGGGCGGCCTCAAGGGGCTGATGACCTGGTCGGTCAACTGGGACGGCTCGAAGGGCTGGACCTTCGGCGACAACGTCAGGTCTCTCCAGGGCCGCTGA